The proteins below come from a single Candidatus Oleimmundimicrobium sp. genomic window:
- a CDS encoding CBS domain-containing protein — MTVNAGQLMHRDLSSVSEDDLVLDAVHLLYSQRLSGIPVVGDDWVLVGYLSEKDILRGATPTYLEILAKSSFLDDSEGDLIEKLKHIGNLEVKELMNSEPIFVRPSESLMTVVDLMLR; from the coding sequence TTGACCGTAAATGCCGGGCAGTTGATGCACAGGGATCTTTCGTCCGTGTCCGAGGATGATCTTGTCCTTGATGCGGTTCATCTCTTGTACAGCCAGCGTCTCTCGGGAATCCCGGTAGTCGGGGATGACTGGGTTCTTGTGGGCTATCTGTCGGAAAAGGACATTCTCCGGGGTGCCACCCCCACGTATCTTGAAATTCTCGCCAAGAGTTCTTTTCTTGATGATTCCGAGGGTGACCTGATCGAAAAACTCAAACATATAGGAAACCTTGAGGTAAAGGAGCTGATGAATTCGGAGCCCATTTTCGTCAGACCCTCTGAAAGCCTTATGACCGTGGTAGACTTGATGTTGAGG